Proteins from one Microbacterium proteolyticum genomic window:
- a CDS encoding F0F1 ATP synthase subunit delta codes for MGSATTQARTATAEALTNASGVDLDVARELFAAVGAVNGSAQLSGALSDSSAPAAARAALVTAVFGSAYRETTVSLLRRAAEQRWSTAAEFVDGLEELAVRAATVADASVDIEGELFQFSRTVASNGELELALGGRLGDASGKASLVSTLLDGRASAPTALIVSSLVQNARGRRVRSLLRRAESIVADQRSSIVATVYAAAPLNGAQQTRLQNALRARYGSAVSLNTVIDPTVVGGLRVQVADDVIDASVSARLADLRQRIAG; via the coding sequence ATGGGCAGCGCGACCACTCAGGCGCGGACCGCGACGGCGGAGGCGCTCACGAACGCCTCCGGCGTCGACCTCGACGTCGCCCGCGAGCTGTTCGCGGCCGTCGGCGCCGTGAACGGGTCGGCACAGCTGAGCGGCGCGCTCTCGGATTCGTCGGCACCGGCTGCCGCGCGCGCCGCGCTGGTGACGGCCGTCTTCGGCTCCGCGTACCGTGAGACGACCGTTTCGCTTCTGCGCCGTGCGGCGGAGCAGCGGTGGTCGACCGCGGCGGAGTTCGTGGACGGGCTGGAGGAGCTGGCCGTGCGCGCTGCCACCGTCGCCGACGCGTCGGTGGACATCGAAGGAGAGCTGTTCCAGTTCTCCCGCACCGTCGCCTCCAACGGCGAACTCGAGCTCGCCCTGGGCGGTCGCCTGGGCGACGCGTCCGGCAAGGCGTCGCTCGTCTCGACGCTGCTCGACGGCCGCGCCAGCGCCCCAACCGCGCTCATCGTGTCCTCGCTCGTGCAGAACGCGCGCGGTCGTCGCGTCCGGTCGCTCCTGCGCCGGGCGGAGTCGATCGTCGCCGATCAGCGCTCGAGCATCGTGGCCACCGTCTACGCGGCGGCGCCCTTGAATGGCGCGCAGCAGACACGACTCCAGAACGCGCTCCGCGCGCGTTACGGGTCGGCGGTCAGCCTCAACACCGTGATCGACCCGACGGTGGTCGGCGGACTGCGCGTGCAGGTCGCCGACGACGTCATCGACGCGAGCGTGTCCGCACGTCTCGCCGACCTTCGCCAGCGCATCGCCGGCTAA
- the atpA gene encoding F0F1 ATP synthase subunit alpha — MAELSISPDVIRDALKDFVNAYEPTGAGATEVGTVVDAADGIAHVEGLPGVMANELIRFANGTLGLAQNLDEHEVGVVVLGEFSGIEEGQSVTRTGEVLSVGVGDGYLGRVVDPLGNPIDGLGEIATEGRRALELQAPGVMQRKSVHEPLQTGIKAIDAMIPVGRGQRQLIIGDRQTGKTAIAIDTIINQKANWESGDVNKQVRCIYVAIGQKGSTIASVKGALEEAGAMEYTTIVAAPASDPAGFKYLAPYTGSAIGQHWMYGGKHVLIIFDDLSKQAEAYRAVSLLLRRPPGREAYPGDVFYLHSRLLERCAKLSDELGAGSMTGLPIIETKANDVSAYIPTNVISITDGQIFLQSDLFNANQRPAVDVGISVSRVGGDAQVKSIKKVSGTLKLELAQYRSLEAFAMFASDLDAASRRQLARGARLTELLKQPQYSPYPVEEQVVSIWAGTNGKLDTVEVSDVLRFERELLDYLRRNSTVLDTLRETNALGDDTVAELEKKIDEFLLEFQPGDDQGAVGAEQVDAAEAEDVNQERIVKGRR, encoded by the coding sequence ATGGCAGAACTCTCTATCAGCCCCGACGTCATCCGTGACGCGCTGAAGGACTTCGTCAACGCCTACGAGCCGACGGGCGCGGGTGCGACCGAGGTCGGCACCGTCGTCGATGCGGCTGACGGCATCGCCCACGTCGAGGGACTGCCCGGCGTCATGGCGAACGAACTCATCCGCTTCGCGAACGGCACCCTGGGCCTGGCCCAGAACCTCGACGAGCACGAGGTCGGCGTCGTCGTCCTCGGCGAGTTCTCCGGCATCGAAGAGGGCCAGAGCGTCACCCGTACCGGCGAGGTCCTCTCGGTCGGCGTGGGCGACGGCTACCTGGGTCGCGTCGTCGACCCGCTGGGCAACCCGATCGACGGTCTCGGCGAGATCGCGACGGAGGGGCGTCGTGCCCTCGAGCTCCAGGCGCCGGGCGTGATGCAGCGCAAGAGCGTGCACGAGCCGCTTCAGACCGGCATCAAGGCCATCGACGCGATGATCCCCGTCGGTCGCGGCCAGCGCCAGCTCATCATCGGCGACCGCCAGACCGGTAAGACGGCCATCGCGATCGACACGATCATCAACCAGAAGGCCAACTGGGAGTCGGGCGACGTCAACAAGCAGGTCCGCTGCATCTACGTCGCCATCGGCCAGAAGGGCTCCACGATCGCTTCGGTCAAGGGCGCCCTCGAAGAGGCCGGCGCGATGGAGTACACCACCATCGTCGCGGCCCCCGCGTCCGACCCCGCCGGCTTCAAGTACCTCGCGCCCTACACGGGTTCGGCCATCGGCCAGCACTGGATGTACGGCGGCAAGCACGTCCTGATCATCTTCGACGACCTGTCGAAGCAGGCCGAGGCGTACCGCGCCGTTTCGCTGCTCCTCCGTCGCCCGCCGGGCCGCGAAGCGTACCCCGGTGACGTCTTCTACCTGCACTCGCGTCTGCTCGAGCGTTGCGCGAAGCTGTCCGACGAGCTCGGCGCCGGTTCGATGACGGGTCTGCCCATCATCGAGACCAAGGCGAACGACGTCTCGGCGTACATCCCGACCAACGTGATCTCGATCACCGACGGCCAGATCTTCCTCCAGTCCGACCTGTTCAACGCCAACCAGCGTCCCGCGGTCGACGTGGGTATCTCGGTCTCGCGCGTCGGCGGTGACGCCCAGGTCAAGTCGATCAAGAAGGTCTCGGGCACGCTGAAGCTCGAGCTGGCGCAGTACCGCTCGCTCGAGGCGTTCGCGATGTTCGCGAGCGACCTCGACGCCGCGTCGCGTCGTCAGCTGGCCCGCGGTGCGCGTCTGACCGAGCTGCTGAAGCAGCCGCAGTACTCGCCGTACCCGGTCGAGGAGCAGGTCGTCTCGATCTGGGCCGGTACCAACGGCAAGCTCGACACCGTCGAGGTGTCCGACGTGCTCCGCTTCGAGCGCGAGCTGCTGGACTACCTGCGACGCAACTCGACCGTCCTCGACACGCTGCGCGAGACCAACGCGCTGGGTGACGACACCGTCGCCGAGCTCGAGAAGAAGATCGACGAGTTCCTCCTCGAGTTCCAGCCGGGTGACGACCAGGGCGCCGTGGGCGCCGAGCAGGTCGATGCCGCCGAGGCCGAGGACGTCAACCAGGAGCGAATCGTCAAGGGCCGTCGCTAA
- a CDS encoding F0F1 ATP synthase subunit gamma, with protein MGAQLRVYKQKISSAQTTKKITKAMELIAASRIQKAMARVRAASPFARAVTSAVSAVATHSSIDHPLTTERENIRRSAVVIFTSDRGLAGAFNSQILREGLELAELLRTQGKEVVFYLVGRKAVGYFQFRRMPSAAQWVGDTDTPQFSTAEAISDAVLQAYRAGGENDGVDEIHLVYNRFVSMMTQSPESVRLLPLEVLEAEEAPAQAEVYPLYEFEPDAETVLDALLPVYIQSRIFNALLQSSAAKHAATQKAMKSASDNADKLITDYTRLRNNARQAEITQQIAEIVGGADALSSGK; from the coding sequence ATGGGCGCACAACTGCGGGTCTACAAGCAGAAGATCAGTTCTGCTCAGACGACCAAGAAGATCACGAAGGCGATGGAGCTCATCGCGGCTTCGCGCATCCAGAAGGCGATGGCGCGTGTGCGCGCGGCGTCGCCCTTCGCGCGAGCCGTGACGAGCGCCGTCTCCGCGGTGGCCACGCACTCCTCGATCGACCACCCGCTGACGACGGAGCGCGAGAACATCCGTCGCTCCGCCGTGGTGATCTTCACCTCCGACCGCGGCCTCGCCGGCGCGTTCAACTCGCAGATCCTCCGCGAGGGTCTCGAGCTGGCCGAGCTCCTGCGGACGCAGGGCAAAGAGGTCGTGTTCTACCTCGTCGGGCGCAAGGCCGTCGGCTACTTCCAGTTCCGCCGCATGCCGAGTGCAGCGCAGTGGGTCGGCGACACCGACACACCGCAGTTCTCGACCGCGGAGGCGATCTCGGATGCCGTGCTCCAGGCCTACCGCGCCGGGGGAGAGAACGACGGCGTCGACGAGATCCACCTCGTGTACAACCGTTTCGTCAGCATGATGACGCAGTCTCCCGAGTCTGTTCGTCTGTTGCCGCTCGAGGTCCTCGAGGCGGAAGAGGCCCCCGCCCAGGCGGAGGTCTACCCCCTCTACGAGTTCGAGCCCGACGCCGAGACCGTGCTCGATGCGCTGCTGCCGGTGTACATCCAGAGCCGCATCTTCAACGCCCTCCTGCAGTCCTCCGCGGCCAAGCACGCCGCAACGCAGAAGGCGATGAAGTCGGCCAGCGACAACGCCGACAAGCTCATCACCGACTACACCCGCCTGCGCAACAACGCGCGCCAGGCGGAGATCACGCAGCAGATCGCCGAGATCGTCGGCGGCGCCGATGCTCTGTCATCCGGCAAGTAA
- the atpD gene encoding F0F1 ATP synthase subunit beta: MSLTAEKTDAAVVGRVARVTGPVVDIEFPHDAIPEIYNALKTTITIGDDSTEITLEVAQHLGDDLVRAISLKPTDGMVRGQEVRDTGGPISVPVGDVTKGKVFDVTGEVLNAAPGETIEVTERWGIHRKAPSFDQLESKTEMFETGIKSIDLLTPYVQGGKIGLFGGAGVGKTVLIQEMIQRVAQDHGGVSVFAGVGERTREGNDLIGEMEEAGVFDKTALVFGQMDEPPGTRLRVALSALTMAEYFRDVQKQDVLLFIDNIFRFTQAGSEVSTLLGRMPSAVGYQPNLADEMGVLQERITSTRGHSITSLQAIYVPADDYTDPAPATTFAHLDATTELSREIASKGLYPAIDPLTSTSRILDPRYIGADHYRVATSVKQILQKNKELQEIIAILGVDELSEEDKIVVSRARRIQQFLSQNTYMAKKFTGVEGSTVPIKETIESFDAIVKGDFDHVAEQAFFNVGGISDVEAKWAQIQKENG, translated from the coding sequence ATGAGCCTCACCGCCGAGAAGACCGACGCAGCCGTCGTCGGCCGCGTCGCGCGTGTCACCGGGCCCGTCGTCGACATCGAGTTCCCGCACGACGCGATCCCCGAGATCTACAACGCGCTCAAGACCACCATCACCATCGGGGACGACTCGACCGAGATCACCCTCGAGGTCGCTCAGCACCTCGGTGACGACCTCGTCCGCGCCATCTCCCTGAAGCCGACCGACGGCATGGTCCGCGGCCAGGAGGTGCGCGACACCGGCGGCCCCATCTCGGTGCCGGTCGGCGACGTCACCAAGGGCAAGGTCTTCGACGTCACCGGAGAGGTGCTCAACGCGGCTCCCGGCGAGACAATCGAGGTCACCGAGCGCTGGGGCATCCACCGCAAGGCGCCGAGCTTCGACCAGCTCGAGTCCAAGACCGAGATGTTCGAGACCGGCATCAAGTCGATCGACCTCCTCACGCCCTACGTGCAGGGTGGAAAGATCGGCCTCTTCGGTGGTGCGGGTGTCGGCAAGACCGTCCTCATCCAGGAGATGATCCAGCGCGTCGCTCAGGACCACGGTGGCGTCTCGGTGTTCGCCGGTGTCGGCGAGCGCACCCGTGAGGGCAACGACCTCATCGGTGAGATGGAAGAGGCCGGTGTCTTCGACAAGACCGCCCTCGTGTTCGGCCAGATGGACGAGCCGCCGGGGACGCGTCTGCGCGTCGCGCTGTCAGCCCTGACGATGGCGGAGTACTTCCGCGACGTCCAGAAGCAGGACGTGCTGCTCTTCATCGACAACATCTTCCGCTTCACGCAGGCCGGTTCCGAGGTCTCCACGCTGCTGGGCCGCATGCCCTCGGCCGTGGGCTACCAGCCGAACCTGGCCGACGAGATGGGTGTGCTCCAGGAGCGCATCACCTCGACGCGCGGTCACTCGATCACCTCGCTGCAGGCGATCTACGTCCCCGCCGACGACTACACCGACCCGGCTCCCGCGACCACGTTCGCTCACCTGGATGCCACGACCGAGCTCTCCCGTGAGATCGCGTCGAAGGGCCTGTACCCGGCCATCGACCCGCTGACCTCGACGAGCCGCATCCTCGACCCGCGTTACATCGGCGCCGACCACTACCGCGTGGCCACGTCGGTCAAGCAGATCCTCCAGAAGAACAAGGAACTGCAGGAGATCATCGCGATCCTCGGTGTCGACGAGCTCTCCGAGGAAGACAAGATCGTCGTGTCGCGTGCACGTCGCATCCAGCAGTTCCTCTCGCAGAACACCTACATGGCCAAGAAGTTCACCGGTGTCGAGGGCTCCACGGTCCCGATCAAGGAGACCATCGAGTCGTTCGACGCGATCGTCAAGGGCGACTTCGACCACGTCGCGGAGCAGGCGTTCTTCAACGTCGGCGGCATCTCCGACGTCGAGGCCAAGTGGGCGCAGATCCAGAAGGAGAACGGCTGA
- a CDS encoding F0F1 ATP synthase subunit epsilon, with protein MPLRVNLVSADAEVWAGEASLVVAKTVEGEIGFMQGHEPVLAILAQGEVRITGVDGTKVLANAEDGFLSMAGDELTIVAGHASLV; from the coding sequence ATGCCGCTGCGCGTGAACCTCGTCTCGGCCGACGCCGAGGTCTGGGCCGGGGAGGCGTCGCTGGTCGTCGCCAAGACGGTCGAAGGCGAGATCGGCTTCATGCAGGGTCACGAACCCGTGCTCGCGATCCTCGCCCAGGGCGAGGTCCGCATCACGGGCGTCGACGGTACCAAGGTCCTCGCGAACGCCGAGGACGGGTTCCTGTCGATGGCGGGCGATGAGCTGACGATCGTCGCCGGTCACGCTTCGTTGGTCTGA
- the yaaA gene encoding peroxide stress protein YaaA has product MFVLLPPSETKRPGGDGPPIDLGALALPSLRPLREQVVDGLIALSADEDASARVLKLSARRLHEIADNAALRSAGTLPAVDRYTGVLFDALDAGTLDASARAWLGSHALIHSAPFGPVGALDGIPVYRLAASTSLPGLPSPRRIWADAVTTAMGRARPDFVVDLRSEAYAALGPVPANVDGVYVRVVSESSDGTVRALNHFNKKAKGHLARALASTHAQIGSRGALVEWARSQGIVMRDRGVGEVDLLV; this is encoded by the coding sequence ATGTTCGTTCTCCTGCCCCCTTCCGAGACCAAACGTCCCGGCGGCGACGGCCCGCCGATCGATCTGGGCGCGCTCGCGCTGCCCTCGCTCCGCCCGCTCCGGGAGCAGGTCGTCGACGGGTTGATCGCCCTAAGCGCCGACGAGGACGCCTCCGCACGCGTCCTGAAGCTGAGCGCGCGCCGTCTGCACGAGATCGCCGACAACGCGGCCTTGCGTTCCGCGGGAACCCTCCCCGCGGTGGACCGCTACACCGGGGTGCTCTTCGACGCTCTCGATGCCGGCACCCTCGACGCGTCCGCCCGCGCGTGGCTGGGCTCCCATGCCCTGATCCATTCGGCGCCGTTCGGCCCGGTGGGCGCGCTCGACGGCATCCCGGTCTACCGGCTCGCGGCCTCGACGTCGTTGCCCGGCCTGCCGTCCCCGCGACGGATCTGGGCGGATGCCGTCACGACGGCGATGGGGCGGGCCCGACCGGATTTCGTCGTCGACCTGAGGTCGGAGGCGTACGCCGCGTTGGGGCCGGTCCCCGCGAACGTCGACGGCGTGTACGTCCGGGTGGTGTCGGAGTCGTCCGACGGAACCGTGCGTGCGCTCAACCACTTCAACAAGAAGGCCAAGGGCCACCTCGCCCGCGCCCTCGCGAGCACGCACGCGCAGATCGGCTCGCGCGGAGCCCTCGTCGAGTGGGCCCGGTCGCAGGGGATCGTGATGCGCGATCGCGGGGTCGGCGAGGTCGACCTGCTGGTCTGA
- a CDS encoding DUF5684 domain-containing protein — protein MIHLAYNDYGASDAASAAAFLILALFGFLFAIVGYLISAFLLSKVFEKAGVQGKWRAWVPVYNYLVLAKLGDLSPWVILALVVASVIPILQYLSGLALFVAMIMVAYRVNAKFGREWPILLLFILGPLGQWIWLGILAFGSNPWNPNIQPSPWANSFLADKTVWNGVPVQPGQPVPAAPAAGPGAPTGYAPPAQPYAPPQAPPAAGTTPPPPAPPAGPTPPPPAGPQV, from the coding sequence ATGATCCATCTGGCTTACAACGACTACGGCGCCAGCGATGCCGCGTCGGCCGCCGCCTTCCTGATCCTCGCCCTGTTCGGTTTCCTGTTCGCCATCGTCGGCTACCTCATCAGCGCGTTCCTGCTGTCGAAGGTCTTCGAGAAGGCGGGCGTGCAGGGCAAGTGGCGCGCCTGGGTGCCGGTCTACAACTACCTGGTGTTGGCCAAGCTCGGCGACCTCTCGCCGTGGGTGATCCTCGCCCTCGTGGTCGCCTCGGTCATCCCGATCCTCCAGTACCTGTCCGGTCTGGCTCTGTTCGTCGCGATGATCATGGTCGCCTACCGGGTCAACGCCAAGTTCGGTCGCGAGTGGCCGATCCTCCTGCTGTTCATCCTCGGCCCGCTCGGACAGTGGATCTGGCTCGGCATCCTGGCGTTCGGCAGCAACCCGTGGAACCCGAACATCCAGCCCTCGCCGTGGGCGAACTCGTTCCTCGCGGACAAGACGGTGTGGAACGGTGTCCCCGTGCAGCCGGGTCAGCCGGTGCCGGCAGCACCTGCCGCAGGCCCCGGTGCTCCCACCGGCTACGCTCCGCCGGCCCAGCCGTACGCGCCGCCGCAGGCGCCCCCCGCTGCAGGCACGACGCCGCCCCCGCCGGCACCCCCGGCCGGTCCGACGCCCCCGCCCCCGGCGGGCCCGCAGGTCTGA
- a CDS encoding PP2C family protein-serine/threonine phosphatase yields the protein MPEVTTHTRTVPLTGGALDLSWAATTDTGKRREVNQDALLAEFPLFVVADGMGGHLGGEIASASTVDRLRAVVESGIVSPKNIEKALSRAVKDIVAHPETTDEGTGTTLTGLYLEAGGDEPHWVTLNIGDSRVYLLRDDDIVQITTDHSVVQELIAAGRLSPEEAENHPYGNVITRAVGPSDSVKPDYLRLEVLDGDRFVICSDGLTKELTDFGIRHFLEANPDPADAVEAMMAAALENGGRDNITIVVLDVARRAA from the coding sequence GTGCCCGAGGTGACCACCCACACGCGCACCGTTCCCCTGACGGGCGGCGCACTCGATCTCTCCTGGGCGGCGACCACCGACACCGGCAAGCGCCGCGAGGTCAATCAGGATGCGCTGCTCGCCGAGTTCCCCCTGTTCGTCGTCGCCGACGGCATGGGCGGCCACCTCGGCGGTGAGATCGCCAGCGCCAGCACCGTCGACCGCCTCCGCGCCGTCGTCGAGAGCGGCATCGTGTCGCCGAAGAACATCGAGAAGGCGCTCTCCCGCGCCGTGAAGGACATCGTCGCCCACCCCGAGACCACCGACGAGGGAACGGGGACGACCCTCACGGGCCTCTACCTCGAGGCCGGGGGAGACGAGCCCCACTGGGTGACGTTGAACATCGGAGACTCGCGCGTCTACCTGCTGCGCGACGACGACATCGTGCAGATCACCACCGACCACTCCGTCGTGCAGGAGCTCATCGCCGCGGGGCGTCTGAGCCCGGAGGAAGCCGAGAACCACCCGTACGGCAACGTGATCACGCGTGCCGTCGGCCCGAGCGACAGCGTGAAACCCGACTACCTCCGACTCGAGGTGCTCGACGGCGACCGCTTCGTCATCTGCTCGGACGGTCTGACGAAGGAACTCACCGACTTCGGCATCCGTCACTTCCTCGAGGCCAACCCCGATCCCGCCGACGCGGTCGAGGCGATGATGGCGGCGGCGCTCGAGAACGGCGGCCGCGACAACATCACCATCGTCGTGCTCGACGTGGCCCGACGCGCCGCCTGA
- a CDS encoding APC family permease — protein MTTAPERTAGKGLAAGTLGLWGSTVIGLASTAPVYSLVATLGFVVLAVGASAPIAFIIAFIPMLFIAFAYRELNNDVPDCGTTFTWGTKAFGPWVGWMGGWGVAVAGMVVLANLAQIAGIYLWTLIGDGSLAENVPLVTATGVAFIAAMTWVSYRGVEIGERIQNILLGVQYLVLALFVIVALWKFFDGTAPNPTPFDLAWFNPFGFTDWSGFTEAVLLALFIYWGWDTCLALNEETKDPKRIPGRAALLTTVILLGTYVAVTVAAMMYAGVGEDGTGLANVDNADDVFLALKDGLFGPFGWILIVAVLISAVSSTQTTILPTARGTLAMAAYKALPKRFSTVHPRFQTPSFSTLVMGIVASVYYVGMTLISDNILQDSILSLGLAIAFYYAITGYACVWYFRRDLFTSARNLFYRGILPLLGALMLTYAFVQSAIDMYDPEYGYTVLFGIGGTFVLGIGSLAIGVVLMVLWYAFPRSKPFFRGESLNRDTAVLVPEEPIAYPRSVDGGI, from the coding sequence ATGACCACCGCACCCGAACGGACGGCCGGCAAGGGCCTCGCCGCGGGTACTCTCGGCCTCTGGGGATCGACCGTCATCGGTCTCGCCTCCACCGCGCCGGTGTACTCGCTCGTCGCCACCCTGGGCTTCGTCGTCCTCGCTGTGGGAGCCTCGGCCCCCATCGCCTTCATCATCGCCTTCATCCCGATGCTGTTCATCGCCTTCGCGTATCGCGAGCTGAACAACGACGTCCCCGACTGCGGCACGACCTTCACGTGGGGGACCAAGGCATTCGGTCCGTGGGTCGGTTGGATGGGCGGATGGGGCGTCGCCGTGGCCGGCATGGTCGTGTTGGCGAATCTCGCGCAGATCGCCGGCATCTACCTCTGGACCCTCATCGGCGACGGCTCGCTCGCCGAGAACGTGCCGCTCGTGACCGCGACCGGTGTCGCGTTCATCGCCGCCATGACCTGGGTGAGCTACCGCGGCGTGGAGATCGGGGAGCGCATCCAGAACATCCTTCTGGGCGTGCAGTACCTCGTGCTGGCGCTGTTCGTCATCGTGGCGCTGTGGAAGTTCTTCGACGGGACGGCCCCGAACCCCACGCCGTTCGACCTGGCCTGGTTCAACCCGTTCGGCTTCACCGACTGGAGCGGGTTCACCGAGGCCGTGCTGCTGGCGCTGTTCATCTACTGGGGCTGGGACACGTGTCTCGCCCTCAACGAGGAGACGAAGGACCCCAAGCGCATCCCGGGACGCGCGGCCCTGCTGACCACCGTCATCCTGCTCGGCACCTACGTCGCGGTCACGGTCGCGGCGATGATGTACGCGGGCGTCGGTGAGGACGGGACGGGACTGGCCAACGTCGACAACGCCGACGACGTGTTCCTCGCGCTCAAGGACGGTCTGTTCGGCCCCTTCGGGTGGATCCTCATCGTGGCCGTGCTGATCTCGGCCGTGTCGTCGACGCAGACCACGATCCTCCCGACCGCCCGCGGCACGCTGGCGATGGCGGCCTACAAGGCGCTCCCGAAGCGATTCAGCACGGTGCACCCGCGCTTCCAGACGCCGTCGTTCTCGACCCTCGTCATGGGGATCGTCGCGAGCGTCTACTACGTCGGCATGACCCTCATCAGCGACAACATCCTGCAGGACTCGATCCTGTCGCTCGGGCTGGCGATCGCGTTCTACTACGCGATCACGGGCTACGCCTGCGTCTGGTACTTCCGCCGCGACCTGTTCACCTCGGCCAGGAACCTCTTCTACCGCGGCATCCTGCCCCTGCTGGGCGCGCTCATGCTCACGTACGCGTTCGTGCAGTCCGCGATCGACATGTACGACCCCGAGTACGGCTACACCGTGCTGTTCGGGATCGGCGGGACGTTCGTGCTGGGAATCGGCTCGCTCGCGATCGGCGTGGTCCTGATGGTGCTCTGGTACGCCTTCCCCCGGTCGAAGCCGTTCTTCCGAGGAGAGAGCTTGAACCGCGACACCGCGGTGCTCGTGCCCGAGGAGCCGATCGCCTATCCGCGGTCGGTCGACGGCGGCATCTGA
- a CDS encoding asparaginase, translated as MPLTAPDAVELAVVERNGFIESRHHGVAVVLSPDGSEHLALGDPSALFLPRSSMKPLQALACLSAGAELSGERLALSMASHCGTDRHVEVARGILQSAGLTEDDLGCPAAWPSDPQTRDELVRDHGVPSPLRMNCSGKHAAMLLTCVTNGWSTADYLDPQHPLQVHIREVIERLVGERLTTTAIDGCGAPVYAMTLTGLARAIQRIATSSERSPFALHRSAGALVRAVRENPWTIDGPGRADTVAIERLGVFAKMGAEGVQVMTAQDGTTVALKMLDGSNRAGHAVALRLLERAGALEASAVADTLAALPLGVLGGGQPVGAIRAAV; from the coding sequence ATGCCTCTCACAGCCCCGGATGCCGTCGAACTCGCCGTCGTCGAGCGCAACGGATTCATCGAGTCGCGCCACCACGGCGTCGCCGTGGTGCTCTCCCCCGACGGGTCGGAGCATCTCGCTCTGGGCGACCCCTCGGCCCTGTTCCTCCCCCGCTCGAGCATGAAGCCCCTGCAGGCCCTCGCGTGCCTGTCCGCGGGTGCGGAACTGAGCGGAGAACGCCTCGCGCTGTCGATGGCGAGCCACTGCGGCACGGACCGCCATGTCGAGGTGGCCCGCGGCATCCTGCAGTCGGCCGGCCTCACCGAGGACGACCTGGGCTGCCCCGCGGCCTGGCCGAGCGACCCGCAGACCCGCGACGAACTGGTCCGCGACCACGGCGTGCCGTCGCCGCTGCGCATGAACTGCTCCGGCAAGCACGCGGCCATGCTGCTCACGTGCGTCACCAACGGCTGGTCCACGGCGGACTACCTCGACCCGCAGCACCCGCTGCAGGTCCACATCCGCGAGGTCATCGAGCGTCTGGTCGGCGAACGCCTGACCACGACCGCGATCGACGGGTGCGGCGCACCTGTCTACGCCATGACCCTCACCGGACTCGCCCGCGCCATCCAGCGCATCGCGACCTCCTCGGAACGGTCACCGTTCGCGCTGCACCGCAGCGCCGGCGCCCTGGTGCGCGCGGTCCGGGAGAACCCCTGGACGATCGACGGGCCGGGCCGGGCCGACACCGTGGCGATCGAGCGACTCGGCGTCTTCGCCAAGATGGGCGCCGAGGGCGTGCAGGTCATGACGGCGCAGGACGGCACCACCGTCGCGCTGAAGATGCTCGACGGGTCGAACCGGGCGGGGCACGCCGTGGCCCTGCGGCTGCTCGAGCGCGCGGGCGCACTGGAGGCCTCCGCGGTCGCCGACACACTCGCGGCGCTGCCGCTCGGCGTCCTCGGCGGGGGTCAGCCGGTCGGAGCGATCCGCGCCGCAGTCTGA
- a CDS encoding OsmC family protein gives MIGEHQYRLHATWTGDRGSGTSGYRDYDRSVSLEVDGKPLLEASADKPFRGDPAKWNPEELLLGALSECHLLSYLHACVTTGVVVVSYSDDATGTMVEDGKGGGAFTDVLLRPRVVVADESMIAAAVAAHRQAREWCFIANSVNFPVRHEPVVTAA, from the coding sequence ATGATCGGAGAGCACCAGTACCGCCTGCACGCGACGTGGACCGGCGACCGGGGGAGCGGCACGAGCGGATACCGGGACTACGACCGCTCGGTCTCGCTCGAGGTCGACGGCAAGCCGCTGCTGGAGGCGTCCGCGGACAAGCCGTTCCGCGGCGACCCGGCGAAGTGGAACCCCGAAGAGCTGCTCCTGGGCGCCCTCAGCGAATGCCACCTCCTGTCGTACCTGCATGCCTGCGTGACCACGGGAGTGGTGGTGGTCTCCTACAGCGACGACGCGACCGGGACGATGGTGGAGGACGGCAAGGGCGGAGGAGCGTTCACCGACGTCCTGCTGCGTCCCCGCGTCGTCGTCGCCGACGAGTCGATGATCGCCGCCGCGGTCGCAGCCCACCGGCAGGCGCGCGAGTGGTGTTTCATCGCCAACTCGGTGAACTTCCCGGTGCGTCACGAGCCGGTGGTCACCGCGGCCTGA